Proteins from a genomic interval of Diaphorobacter sp. HDW4A:
- the cyoC gene encoding cytochrome o ubiquinol oxidase subunit III — protein MSNSYTNAIGPREYHLAEEPHPENGTALGFWLYLMSDCLIFAALFATWGVLGNNYAAGPTGKELFDLPLVAINTAFLLLSSITFGFAMLQKQQNKLGGTLFWLAITGLFGLAFLGVELYEFSHFIHEGAGPTRSAFTSAFFTLVGTHGLHVTFGLIWLVVLMIQLSKHGINPANNRRLMCLSMFWHFLDVVWIGVFTFVYLMGAL, from the coding sequence ATGTCTAATTCGTACACCAACGCCATCGGTCCACGCGAGTACCACCTCGCCGAGGAACCCCATCCGGAAAACGGCACCGCTCTGGGCTTCTGGCTCTACCTGATGAGCGACTGCCTGATCTTCGCAGCGCTGTTCGCCACCTGGGGCGTGCTCGGCAACAACTATGCTGCCGGCCCCACAGGCAAGGAACTGTTCGACCTGCCGCTGGTGGCCATCAACACGGCCTTCCTGCTGCTGTCGTCGATCACCTTCGGCTTCGCCATGCTGCAAAAGCAGCAGAACAAGCTGGGCGGCACGCTGTTCTGGCTCGCCATCACCGGCCTGTTCGGTCTGGCGTTCCTGGGCGTGGAACTGTACGAGTTCTCGCACTTCATCCACGAAGGCGCGGGCCCGACACGCAGCGCGTTCACCTCGGCGTTCTTCACCTTGGTGGGCACCCACGGTCTGCACGTGACCTTCGGTCTGATCTGGCTCGTCGTGCTGATGATCCAGCTCTCCAAGCACGGCATCAACCCCGCCAACAACCGCCGCCTGATGTGCCTGTCGATGTTCTGGCACTTCTTGGACGTGGTCTGGATCGGTGTTTTCACATTCGTTTATCTGATGGGAGCCCTTTGA